The Candidatus Methylacidiphilales bacterium genome has a window encoding:
- a CDS encoding autotransporter-associated beta strand repeat-containing protein — MITHRTKNQPQKIHQSQSPIPEKNSFYSLDTVFYIDKINPNIYLTLIMKESQINSYFPALILVALVQSALSIVTTWNPTNTNWNSAGNWSAGIPGAADEARFNTPVTHNPVVNAPSNVGQLNFITGAGPYTITSSSAANTLTIHGIGGNLITNSSGNTQNINAHLVLAGNGNINASSGNINFNSSVGFNLNGYNATISGLSNVTIASNILGTGTINKIGSNALTLSGNNTSTFTLNVNGGTVNLNTNSTSVNTSLVVNNGTVNINDNLLIGSLAGTGGTINNNGWSPAIGGNNASTTYSGNITGTGGLIKQGTGTLTLATPQTYTGATQIDGGTLTLLDTSDTAAVTVNNTGTLKLDVGGQLTSAGAVTLNPGGTLLITASSIATDRIPDTANMILAGGTLINQDNLPETVGFLTLDDNSTIQLTTTTGNNGGWVFNDFNFYNGINNGNTYNPVLTITNSTAGPLTSAGANDKIIFNNISNVPTDFLANVFWSSQGLMGATFIPFGSAWELVPIPEPSTYATIILLLIITVGIHLRRLQQQATAPNPHQSGS; from the coding sequence ATGATAACACACAGAACCAAAAATCAACCCCAAAAAATTCACCAATCACAAAGCCCCATACCAGAAAAAAATTCTTTTTATTCACTCGACACAGTTTTTTATATTGACAAAATAAATCCCAACATCTACCTTACTCTCATCATGAAAGAATCCCAAATCAACAGCTACTTCCCCGCCTTAATCCTTGTAGCCCTAGTCCAATCCGCCCTATCAATAGTCACCACATGGAACCCCACAAACACCAACTGGAACTCCGCAGGCAACTGGTCCGCCGGCATTCCTGGCGCAGCCGACGAAGCCCGCTTCAACACCCCCGTAACCCACAATCCAGTCGTCAATGCCCCATCTAACGTCGGTCAACTCAACTTCATCACCGGCGCCGGCCCCTACACCATCACCTCCAGCTCAGCAGCCAACACCCTCACCATTCACGGCATCGGTGGCAACCTCATAACCAACTCCTCCGGAAACACCCAAAACATCAATGCCCACCTCGTCCTAGCCGGAAACGGCAACATCAACGCAAGCTCAGGCAACATCAACTTCAATTCATCCGTAGGATTTAATCTAAACGGTTACAACGCCACCATCTCAGGCCTCAGCAACGTCACCATCGCATCCAACATCCTCGGCACCGGCACAATCAACAAAATCGGCTCCAACGCCCTCACCCTCTCCGGCAACAACACCTCCACCTTCACCCTCAACGTCAACGGTGGCACCGTCAACCTCAACACCAACTCCACCTCAGTCAACACCAGCCTCGTCGTCAACAACGGCACGGTAAACATAAACGACAACCTACTCATCGGCTCATTAGCTGGCACAGGAGGCACCATCAACAACAACGGCTGGTCACCTGCCATCGGCGGAAACAATGCCTCCACCACCTACAGCGGCAATATCACCGGCACAGGAGGCCTCATCAAACAAGGCACCGGCACCCTCACCCTCGCCACACCCCAAACCTACACCGGCGCAACCCAAATCGATGGCGGCACCCTCACCCTCCTCGACACCTCCGACACAGCCGCAGTCACCGTAAACAACACCGGCACCCTCAAGCTTGACGTCGGAGGCCAACTCACCTCCGCAGGTGCCGTCACCCTCAACCCCGGCGGCACCCTCCTCATCACAGCCTCAAGCATCGCCACCGACCGCATCCCCGACACAGCCAACATGATCCTCGCCGGAGGCACTTTGATCAACCAAGACAACCTCCCCGAGACCGTAGGATTTCTAACCCTCGACGACAACTCCACCATCCAACTCACCACGACAACCGGAAACAACGGCGGATGGGTCTTTAACGACTTCAACTTCTACAACGGCATAAACAACGGCAACACATACAACCCCGTCCTCACCATCACCAACTCCACTGCCGGCCCCCTCACATCAGCAGGCGCCAACGACAAAATCATCTTCAACAACATCAGCAACGTCCCCACAGACTTCCTAGCCAACGTCTTCTGGTCATCCCAAGGCCTCATGGGAGCCACCTTCATCCCATTCGGCAGCGCATGGGAGCTCGTCCCAATTCCAGAACCCTCCACCTACGCAACTATCATCCTCCTCCTAATCATCACAGTAGGAATCCACCTCCGACGTCTCCAACAACAAGCCACAGCCCCCAACCCCCATCAATCCGGAAGCTGA
- a CDS encoding ACT domain-containing protein, giving the protein MRASLTSQLAIFLSNNPGTLAAICDVLAKHDINILAIATSDAVDYAVDRLVVDKPKTALRLFEERGALVIETPVLLVEGINRPGSLSRLAHALSDAGVNIEYLYCATPANELHGALILKASDAGLALKVINQLPD; this is encoded by the coding sequence ATGCGTGCGTCGTTGACTTCACAGCTTGCGATTTTTTTGAGTAACAATCCGGGAACGCTTGCGGCGATTTGTGATGTGTTGGCGAAGCATGATATTAATATTCTTGCGATTGCAACGAGTGATGCTGTGGATTATGCGGTGGATCGGCTTGTGGTGGACAAGCCGAAGACGGCGTTGCGTTTGTTTGAGGAGCGAGGGGCTTTGGTGATTGAGACGCCTGTGTTGCTAGTGGAGGGGATCAATAGGCCGGGTAGTCTTTCGCGCTTGGCGCATGCGTTATCGGATGCTGGGGTGAATATTGAGTATCTTTATTGTGCAACTCCTGCGAATGAGTTGCATGGGGCGTTGATTTTGAAGGCGTCGGATGCGGGGTTGGCGTTGAAGGTGATCAATCAGCTTCCGGATTGA
- a CDS encoding tetratricopeptide repeat protein: MFRIAVWVRVVGVCVVLGEGVLMGVEGDAAREWIGARRGFEDGLLGVARMRLENFIRKYGRVREAMEARVMLAKIYYDEGLYEEVERLVGSAKEWGGEGRTELDYVLGENALARGRWVEAEQVFRRVLGGMPSAELTQRAQLGLAWALLKQGKRGDGMSLLSNVAINYAGTDVGQEARMIRVRLLIADGKYEEAKAELRAFLQESKGSRWEYEAWVWLGELQMLEAGYADAITSFLRGTEIGRAHPRWVVAQGLTQLGRAYQATNLPQKALEAYEKAFYAAEQEEQKVRALRAWLSTAKELKVLDGVLKGLMDEGRRMGGYRSFVDYEVAEFLIENGRESEAVELWERVAEREGDSRWGVAAMLRLIEQAKLNKQWNRAERYLQEILDVDRSIEVVARANFLLGELRYMQGAFGEAQVAFNLAGREGELAEIALFNEILCVARQGNLEQFLRMEREFLRRFSQSVYRDKLLEERARVLEQRDQKEDLVKTYEEALKTSVDPERRVELMMRLAESYEGMEKLSEAKEIYDDVVMRYKGSSLYVEAAYRRAFVYLKAGIWSEEEVRENLFRLWEGEAKHGLAPYVLFTVAELDFNRKDFANAQLLFEKLVQDYPQSELVDQALFFAGQSSAGHGDYARAISLLDKISERANEKNQARLLQGRLYQQQGQFQSALMLYEAVLSREKEGPLYIQALLGKGDCLFALGSSLGTRYQEAAEAYRTLISSNFGDVSQRNEAGYKYGKCLEKMGKIDEALAIYMEVVRGRIRPTGSEAIPEYFWTIKAGLNATDILSARKDWQAALEVYKAMAKLGGPYREQFQEMINRLRRDHFLYVE; this comes from the coding sequence ATGTTTAGGATTGCTGTGTGGGTCAGGGTGGTTGGGGTGTGTGTGGTGTTGGGGGAGGGAGTGTTGATGGGGGTTGAGGGGGATGCTGCGAGGGAGTGGATTGGGGCAAGGAGGGGTTTTGAGGATGGTTTGTTGGGGGTGGCTAGGATGAGGCTTGAGAATTTTATCAGGAAGTATGGGCGGGTGCGGGAGGCGATGGAGGCAAGGGTGATGTTGGCTAAGATTTATTACGATGAGGGGCTTTATGAGGAGGTGGAGAGGCTTGTTGGCTCAGCGAAGGAGTGGGGAGGGGAGGGGAGAACGGAGTTGGATTATGTGTTGGGGGAGAATGCGTTGGCAAGGGGACGATGGGTTGAGGCGGAGCAGGTGTTTCGTAGGGTGTTGGGTGGGATGCCTAGTGCGGAGTTGACGCAGCGGGCGCAGTTGGGTTTGGCTTGGGCGTTGCTTAAGCAGGGTAAGAGGGGGGATGGTATGAGTTTGTTGAGTAATGTAGCGATTAACTATGCGGGCACGGATGTGGGCCAGGAGGCGAGGATGATTCGGGTGCGGTTGTTAATCGCTGATGGGAAATATGAGGAGGCGAAGGCGGAGTTGCGGGCGTTTTTGCAGGAAAGTAAAGGGAGTAGGTGGGAATACGAGGCTTGGGTTTGGCTTGGTGAGTTGCAGATGTTGGAGGCTGGGTATGCGGATGCGATAACGTCGTTTTTGAGGGGGACTGAGATAGGGCGTGCGCATCCGCGGTGGGTTGTGGCGCAAGGGTTGACGCAGTTGGGACGAGCTTATCAGGCGACGAATCTTCCGCAGAAGGCGTTGGAGGCTTATGAAAAGGCATTTTACGCAGCGGAGCAGGAGGAACAGAAGGTGCGTGCTTTGCGGGCTTGGTTGTCCACGGCTAAGGAGTTGAAGGTTTTGGACGGGGTGTTGAAAGGTCTGATGGACGAGGGAAGGAGGATGGGAGGATATCGGAGCTTTGTTGACTACGAGGTGGCGGAATTTTTGATAGAGAATGGGAGGGAGTCGGAGGCGGTTGAATTGTGGGAGCGGGTGGCAGAGCGGGAAGGTGATTCGCGGTGGGGAGTGGCGGCGATGTTAAGGCTAATAGAGCAGGCTAAGCTGAATAAGCAGTGGAATAGGGCGGAGAGGTATTTGCAAGAAATATTAGATGTGGATCGGAGCATAGAGGTTGTTGCAAGGGCTAATTTTTTGCTTGGGGAGTTGCGTTATATGCAAGGGGCTTTTGGAGAGGCGCAAGTGGCTTTTAATCTAGCTGGAAGGGAGGGTGAGTTGGCGGAGATTGCGTTGTTTAATGAGATTTTGTGTGTGGCTAGACAGGGGAATTTAGAACAGTTTTTGCGTATGGAGAGAGAATTTTTGAGGCGCTTTTCTCAGAGTGTGTATCGGGATAAATTGCTGGAGGAAAGAGCGCGTGTTCTAGAGCAGAGGGATCAGAAAGAGGATTTGGTAAAGACGTACGAGGAGGCATTGAAGACGAGTGTGGATCCAGAGAGAAGGGTTGAGTTGATGATGAGGCTTGCGGAGAGCTATGAAGGGATGGAAAAGCTTTCTGAGGCTAAAGAGATATATGATGATGTGGTGATGCGATACAAGGGGAGTAGTTTGTATGTAGAGGCTGCTTATCGAAGGGCATTTGTTTATTTAAAGGCTGGGATATGGAGTGAGGAGGAGGTTAGGGAAAATCTTTTTAGATTGTGGGAAGGAGAGGCAAAGCATGGACTTGCTCCATATGTTTTATTTACTGTGGCAGAGTTGGATTTTAATCGAAAGGACTTTGCCAACGCACAGTTGCTGTTTGAGAAGCTTGTGCAGGATTATCCTCAAAGCGAATTAGTGGATCAGGCGTTGTTTTTTGCTGGGCAGTCTTCAGCCGGTCATGGTGACTATGCAAGGGCAATAAGCTTGTTGGATAAAATCAGTGAGCGGGCAAATGAGAAGAATCAAGCTCGGCTGTTGCAAGGCCGTCTATATCAACAGCAAGGGCAGTTTCAGTCGGCCCTAATGCTGTATGAAGCTGTGCTGAGCCGAGAGAAAGAGGGGCCGTTATACATACAAGCCTTGTTGGGCAAGGGAGATTGTCTCTTTGCGCTTGGGTCTAGTCTAGGAACTCGCTATCAAGAGGCGGCGGAGGCATATCGAACGTTAATTTCGAGCAATTTTGGGGATGTATCGCAACGTAATGAGGCTGGTTATAAGTATGGGAAGTGTTTGGAAAAAATGGGTAAAATCGATGAGGCACTTGCAATCTATATGGAGGTAGTGCGGGGGAGAATAAGACCGACTGGGAGTGAAGCGATTCCTGAATATTTTTGGACAATCAAGGCTGGATTGAATGCAACGGACATTTTATCAGCAAGGAAGGACTGGCAGGCAGCTTTGGAGGTGTATAAAGCGATGGCAAAGCTAGGTGGTCCGTATCGGGAGCAATTTCAGGAAATGATTAATCGTTTGCGAAGGGATCATTTTTTGTATGTGGAATAA